One window from the genome of [Clostridium] celerecrescens 18A encodes:
- a CDS encoding deoxycytidylate deaminase — protein sequence MAGKREDYITWDEYFMGVAALSARRSKDPSTQVGACIVSQDNKILSMGYNGFPMGCSDDEFPWDKEDEQADPYNAKYFYSTHSELNAILNYRGGSLEGSKLYVTLFPCNECAKAIIQAGIKTIVYGSDKYDGTPAVNASKRMLNAAGVRYYQYQPTGRKIEIEV from the coding sequence ATGGCGGGAAAAAGAGAAGATTATATTACATGGGATGAATATTTTATGGGAGTAGCGGCTCTTTCCGCAAGACGTTCCAAGGATCCCAGCACCCAGGTGGGGGCCTGTATCGTAAGCCAGGATAATAAGATTTTATCCATGGGTTACAATGGTTTTCCCATGGGATGCTCGGATGATGAATTTCCGTGGGACAAGGAAGATGAGCAGGCGGATCCTTACAATGCCAAATATTTCTATTCCACCCACAGTGAATTAAATGCTATCCTTAACTACAGAGGGGGCAGCCTAGAAGGCAGCAAGCTTTATGTTACCCTGTTCCCCTGCAACGAATGTGCGAAGGCCATTATTCAGGCCGGAATCAAAACCATCGTTTACGGTTCGGATAAGTATGACGGTACCCCTGCAGTCAATGCTTCCAAGCGGATGCTCAATGCAGCGGGGGTCCGGTATTACCAGTATCAGCCGACCGGAAGAAAGATAGAGATCGAGGTTTGA
- a CDS encoding B12-binding domain-containing radical SAM protein has protein sequence MKFLLVALNAKYIHSNPAIYSLKAYAKAHVREPELEDGRFQIETQEYTINNQPDEILKDIFLRKPDAIGFSCYIWNFSYVLELIRDLPNVLPHVEIWLGGPEVSYDAPEILCREQSVYGVMMGEGEETFSEVVRCYLERCRGNLNSRNSSFQSIDGTAVRDEGGNVAVNPRKTVVDMNSIPFFYKDLKDFENRIIYYESSRGCPFSCSYCLSSLDKSVRLRDSSLVLKELNVFLENRVPQVKFVDRTFNCSRKHTMEIWRHIIEHDNGVTNFHFEISADLLNEEELELMSRMRPGLIQLEIGVQSTNRSTIKEIRRTMDLKRLKERVDKINSFGNIHQHLDLIAGLPGEDFQSFRNSFNEVYEMKPEQLQLGFLKVLKGSYLWEKAGEYGVKFKQKAPYEVLSTRWIDYGGILKLKALEEMLEVYGNSGQFRTTLHELLKEFETPFDMFEALAEYYDKKGYLRISHNRMARYEILEGFICSLVPEKRSLYRDLLVYDLYLRENLKSRPVFAADQEPFKDQVRAFFEAEAAAFRYLKEGYDGYEARQLIKMAHVEVFRDGRAVLFDYKKRDVLSHNAAAYEIGVWRK, from the coding sequence ATGAAATTTTTGCTAGTGGCGCTTAACGCCAAATATATCCATTCCAATCCCGCTATTTACAGCTTAAAGGCCTATGCGAAAGCCCATGTAAGAGAACCGGAACTGGAGGATGGAAGGTTTCAGATTGAAACTCAGGAATACACCATTAACAATCAGCCAGATGAAATCTTAAAGGATATTTTCTTAAGGAAACCGGATGCCATTGGGTTTTCCTGTTATATATGGAACTTTTCTTATGTATTAGAGCTGATCCGGGACCTTCCGAACGTTCTCCCTCATGTGGAGATCTGGCTGGGAGGTCCCGAGGTGTCTTATGACGCCCCTGAAATCCTTTGCCGGGAACAATCCGTTTATGGGGTCATGATGGGAGAAGGTGAGGAAACCTTTTCTGAAGTGGTGCGATGCTATCTGGAGCGGTGCAGGGGGAACCTAAATAGCAGGAATTCTTCCTTTCAGTCCATAGACGGTACTGCCGTAAGAGATGAGGGAGGAAATGTGGCAGTGAATCCGCGAAAGACAGTGGTGGACATGAACTCTATTCCCTTCTTCTATAAAGATTTAAAGGATTTTGAGAATCGTATCATTTATTATGAAAGCAGCCGCGGCTGTCCTTTTTCCTGCAGCTACTGCCTTTCTTCTCTGGATAAGTCCGTGAGGCTGCGCGATAGTTCCCTGGTTTTAAAGGAGCTTAATGTGTTCCTGGAAAACCGGGTTCCCCAGGTGAAATTTGTGGACAGGACCTTTAACTGCAGCAGAAAGCATACCATGGAGATCTGGCGCCATATCATAGAACATGATAATGGAGTGACTAATTTTCATTTTGAGATTTCCGCGGATCTATTAAATGAAGAGGAGTTAGAGCTTATGTCCCGCATGAGGCCGGGACTTATCCAGCTTGAGATCGGAGTACAGAGCACCAACCGGTCAACCATTAAGGAAATCCGAAGGACCATGGATTTGAAGCGTTTAAAGGAAAGGGTTGACAAAATCAACAGCTTTGGAAATATCCATCAGCATCTGGATCTGATCGCCGGGCTTCCGGGAGAAGATTTCCAAAGCTTTCGTAATTCCTTTAATGAGGTATATGAGATGAAGCCGGAGCAGCTTCAGCTTGGATTTTTGAAGGTGTTAAAAGGTTCCTATCTGTGGGAAAAGGCAGGAGAATACGGGGTTAAGTTTAAGCAGAAGGCGCCCTACGAGGTGCTGTCAACCAGATGGATTGACTACGGCGGGATTCTGAAGCTGAAAGCTTTGGAGGAAATGCTGGAGGTTTACGGAAACAGCGGACAGTTCCGGACGACCTTACATGAACTTCTAAAAGAGTTTGAAACGCCTTTTGATATGTTTGAGGCGTTGGCTGAATATTATGATAAAAAGGGATACTTAAGAATCAGCCATAACCGGATGGCCCGGTATGAGATCCTGGAAGGCTTCATATGCAGCCTGGTACCAGAAAAGCGTTCCCTGTACCGGGATCTTCTGGTGTATGATCTTTATCTGAGGGAAAATTTAAAGAGCCGGCCTGTTTTTGCGGCAGACCAGGAACCATTTAAGGACCAGGTAAGGGCATTTTTCGAGGCAGAGGCGGCAGCTTTCCGGTATTTAAAGGAAGGTTACGACGGTTATGAGGCCAGACAGCTCATTAAGATGGCCCATGTGGAGGTATTCCGGGACGGAAGGGCAGTTCTTTTTGATTATAAAAAACGGGATGTCCTTTCTCATAATGCAGCGGCTTATGAAATCGGTGTATGGAGGAAATAA
- a CDS encoding 3'-5' exonuclease: MVSSYIAVDLETTGLDPKLDKIIEIGAVKVIEGQITESYETFVNPYRKLGPKVGMLTGITDRQLEDSRGIGEVIGGFLNFAGDLPVLGHHVIFDYSFLKRAAINEGHNFERQGIDTLKLARRFMPPDEKKNLAAACGYFGIVQTLSHRALADAMAAQKLYQELAERYEKESPEAFGPQALIYKVKKEQPASKRQKEHLQDLLKYHKIVLSVQTEYLSRNEISRITDKIIAQYGRI, from the coding sequence GTGGTATCATCCTATATTGCTGTAGATTTGGAAACCACCGGTCTTGATCCAAAGCTGGATAAGATCATTGAAATCGGAGCGGTGAAGGTTATTGAGGGGCAGATTACAGAGAGCTACGAAACCTTTGTTAATCCTTACAGGAAGCTGGGGCCTAAGGTAGGTATGCTCACTGGAATTACCGACCGCCAATTAGAAGATTCCCGGGGAATCGGAGAGGTGATCGGCGGATTTTTGAATTTTGCAGGAGATTTGCCGGTTCTGGGACATCATGTGATATTTGATTACAGTTTTTTAAAGCGTGCGGCAATCAATGAGGGCCATAACTTTGAACGTCAGGGAATCGACACGCTAAAGCTTGCAAGAAGATTTATGCCCCCTGATGAGAAAAAGAATCTAGCAGCAGCCTGCGGATATTTTGGGATCGTTCAAACCTTAAGCCACCGGGCGCTTGCAGATGCAATGGCAGCCCAAAAGCTTTATCAGGAATTGGCAGAGCGGTATGAGAAGGAATCGCCGGAAGCCTTTGGTCCTCAGGCTTTGATTTATAAGGTAAAAAAAGAGCAGCCGGCCTCAAAAAGGCAAAAAGAACACTTGCAGGATTTATTAAAATATCATAAAATAGTTTTATCTGTGCAAACAGAATATTTGTCCAGAAATGAAATATCAAGAATTACGGATAAAATCATAGCACAGTATGGAAGAATATAA
- a CDS encoding Lrp/AsnC family transcriptional regulator: MREKILAIIEKNSRIDLKDLAILLGENEAAIANEIAEMEKEHIICGYHTLINWDNTSDEKVMALIEVKVTPQRGMGFDKIAERIYQYSEVNAVYLMSGAFDFTVFIEGKTMRQVAQFVSEKLSPMESVLSTATHFVLKKYKDHGTVLAEGTTDERMLITP, encoded by the coding sequence ATGAGAGAAAAAATATTGGCAATTATTGAAAAAAACAGCAGGATCGATTTAAAGGATCTGGCGATTCTTTTAGGGGAAAATGAGGCCGCCATTGCCAATGAAATCGCTGAAATGGAAAAAGAGCATATCATATGCGGCTACCACACCCTGATTAACTGGGATAATACCAGCGATGAAAAAGTTATGGCTCTGATTGAAGTTAAGGTCACTCCCCAGAGAGGCATGGGTTTTGACAAGATCGCGGAGCGCATTTATCAGTACAGTGAGGTAAATGCCGTTTATCTCATGTCCGGCGCTTTTGATTTTACGGTTTTCATAGAAGGGAAGACTATGAGGCAGGTAGCACAGTTTGTATCGGAAAAGCTATCTCCTATGGAATCGGTACTAAGCACGGCGACCCATTTTGTCTTAAAGAAATACAAGGACCATGGAACCGTACTTGCTGAAGGGACAACCGATGAAAGGATGTTGATTACGCCGTGA
- a CDS encoding VanW family protein, with translation MKKKTLSMSLAAIVIAAGIGFLSPAYAMADTLPDGIYVGEYNLGGMTEEEASQKIQDLVNEMENQKITLIVDGQPVETIAKDLGFHWSNPEAVSQAASSWQGGNLIKRYLNKKDIEQNHVIIPLETALDDGSVASFVAEKCAQGVMEPKNAAITRDKGVFVVTPSAIGKTVDVAATKQALDAALANGLKEPVTATAVVVEVNPAITTDDLITIKDVLGTFSTSFSSSGASRSKNLQVGAGKINGHVLMPGETLSGYECMHPFTVENGYATASAYENGQVVDSIGGGVCQIATTIYNAVLRAELEVAQRQNHSMIVGYVKPSEDAAIAGTYKDIKFTNNYSTPIYVEGYTSGKTLTFTIYGKETRPANRTFDFVSETLSVTDPGAPKEIVDPAMPPGSKKQVQSAHKGMKSRLWKVVYVDGVEQSREILHTDTYNPSKAIIKVGPAAPAVAVPAETPGIPVETPPVATPDETVPAETGNAVQEGPQIPEDASLEAGP, from the coding sequence ATGAAAAAGAAAACTTTGTCCATGAGCCTGGCAGCGATCGTAATTGCAGCGGGGATTGGATTTCTTTCTCCCGCATATGCCATGGCTGATACTCTTCCGGATGGAATATATGTGGGAGAATATAATCTGGGGGGTATGACAGAAGAAGAAGCCAGCCAAAAGATACAGGACCTGGTGAATGAAATGGAAAACCAAAAGATAACATTGATCGTTGACGGACAGCCGGTGGAAACCATAGCAAAAGATCTTGGCTTCCATTGGAGCAACCCGGAGGCTGTGTCCCAGGCCGCATCTTCCTGGCAGGGAGGCAACTTGATCAAACGGTATCTGAATAAGAAGGATATTGAACAAAACCATGTGATCATCCCTCTGGAAACAGCCCTTGATGATGGAAGTGTGGCATCATTTGTAGCAGAAAAGTGCGCACAGGGAGTAATGGAGCCAAAGAATGCAGCCATTACCCGTGACAAGGGAGTATTTGTCGTGACTCCTTCTGCTATTGGAAAAACCGTTGATGTGGCGGCTACAAAGCAGGCCTTAGATGCTGCTCTTGCCAATGGACTTAAGGAGCCGGTAACAGCCACTGCAGTGGTTGTAGAGGTAAATCCTGCAATAACCACGGATGATTTGATAACCATAAAAGATGTGCTTGGAACCTTTTCCACCAGCTTTTCTTCCAGTGGTGCTTCCAGATCCAAGAATCTGCAGGTAGGCGCGGGCAAGATCAACGGTCACGTGCTGATGCCGGGGGAAACTCTGTCTGGTTATGAGTGCATGCATCCCTTTACCGTAGAAAACGGCTATGCAACGGCCTCGGCCTATGAGAATGGCCAGGTTGTAGACAGCATTGGCGGAGGTGTCTGCCAGATCGCTACTACCATTTACAATGCCGTACTCAGGGCAGAGCTGGAAGTTGCCCAGAGGCAGAACCACTCCATGATAGTTGGATATGTGAAACCCTCTGAAGATGCAGCCATAGCCGGTACGTATAAGGATATAAAATTTACCAACAATTACAGCACGCCCATTTATGTCGAGGGCTATACTTCCGGAAAGACCCTTACCTTTACCATCTATGGGAAAGAAACCAGACCTGCTAACAGGACCTTTGATTTTGTTTCTGAGACCTTGAGCGTAACGGATCCGGGTGCACCAAAGGAGATCGTGGACCCGGCCATGCCTCCTGGAAGCAAAAAACAGGTCCAGTCTGCACATAAGGGGATGAAGTCCAGGCTGTGGAAGGTTGTATATGTAGATGGTGTTGAGCAGAGCCGGGAGATCCTTCATACGGATACCTATAATCCATCAAAGGCCATTATAAAGGTGGGACCGGCCGCTCCTGCAGTTGCTGTACCGGCTGAAACTCCTGGAATTCCTGTGGAAACGCCGCCGGTTGCGACCCCGGACGAGACAGTTCCTGCAGAAACCGGGAACGCAGTACAGGAAGGACCCCAGATACCGGAAGATGCCTCGTTAGAAGCAGGACCGTAA
- a CDS encoding AIR synthase-related protein, which yields MRRIERENTGTVSPGQDLVIAGYAGLSGTVETVKNKQEELYQWFSRDYVDRILESGDMELEGDLEKWKEFGASECEPAGKGGVLKALWDLSGAYMTGIRFSLLRIPVKQETIEICERYDLNPYRLFSAGCLLFSADNGGDLVHALKEQRIHAAVIGKVTGGIKRIIDHGESVGYLDRPTEDELYKVLCPKGVDN from the coding sequence ATGAGACGGATCGAAAGAGAGAATACCGGAACCGTAAGTCCCGGGCAGGATCTTGTTATTGCAGGATATGCCGGGCTGTCCGGAACGGTGGAAACCGTAAAAAATAAACAAGAAGAATTATATCAATGGTTTTCCAGAGACTATGTAGACCGGATATTGGAATCCGGGGACATGGAACTGGAAGGAGATTTGGAAAAGTGGAAGGAATTCGGTGCATCTGAATGTGAACCGGCAGGTAAGGGCGGAGTTCTGAAGGCTCTTTGGGATTTATCCGGCGCTTATATGACGGGTATCCGGTTTTCCCTTCTCAGGATTCCGGTGAAACAGGAAACCATCGAAATTTGTGAGCGGTACGATTTAAACCCGTACCGCCTTTTCTCGGCAGGCTGCCTGCTTTTTTCGGCTGATAACGGAGGGGATCTGGTACATGCTTTAAAAGAGCAGAGAATCCATGCAGCCGTGATCGGGAAAGTAACGGGAGGCATCAAACGGATCATTGACCACGGGGAAAGCGTCGGCTATCTTGACCGGCCCACAGAGGATGAACTTTATAAGGTTTTATGTCCAAAAGGCGTGGACAATTAA
- a CDS encoding aminotransferase class I/II-fold pyridoxal phosphate-dependent enzyme — protein sequence MRNPLSDRIVEIQPSGIRKFFDIVSEMKDAISLGVGEPDFDTPWHIREEGIYSLEKGRTFYTSNAGLKELKLEICSYLSRRFAVTYDPDHEVMVTVGGSEAIDIALRAMLNPGDEVLIPQPSYVSYVPCTILANGVPVIIDLEAKDQFKLTSEKLLEKITPKTKVLVLPFPNNPTGAVMKAEELEEIVKIVIEKDLFVISDEIYAELTYGSDHTTIASFPGMKDRTVLINGFSKSYAMTGWRLGYAAAPRVILEQMLKIHQFAIMCAPTTSQYAAVAALRDGDKDVQVMRESYDQRRRYLIHTFKEMGMECFEPHGAFYTFPSVKRFGMTSDEFATRLLREEKVAVVPGTAFGDCGEGYLRISYAYSLKNLKEALSRMDRFVKKLDGKA from the coding sequence GTGAGAAATCCATTATCAGATCGAATCGTAGAGATCCAGCCTTCGGGAATCCGTAAGTTTTTTGATATAGTAAGTGAAATGAAGGATGCCATTTCCCTTGGAGTGGGGGAGCCTGATTTTGACACGCCCTGGCATATTCGGGAAGAGGGAATTTATTCCCTGGAAAAAGGCCGTACGTTTTATACCTCCAATGCAGGTTTAAAAGAATTAAAGCTGGAGATATGCAGCTACTTAAGCCGGCGCTTCGCGGTTACATATGATCCTGACCACGAAGTTATGGTGACGGTTGGCGGAAGTGAGGCCATTGATATTGCCCTGCGCGCCATGTTAAATCCCGGGGATGAAGTCTTAATCCCTCAACCCAGCTACGTTTCCTACGTTCCCTGCACCATTCTGGCAAATGGCGTTCCGGTCATCATTGACCTGGAAGCAAAGGATCAGTTTAAGCTGACAAGTGAAAAGCTGTTGGAAAAGATCACTCCAAAGACCAAGGTACTGGTGCTTCCATTCCCCAATAATCCTACGGGAGCGGTTATGAAGGCGGAGGAGCTGGAGGAGATCGTTAAAATCGTTATAGAGAAGGATCTGTTTGTGATTTCGGATGAGATTTATGCGGAGCTTACCTACGGAAGTGACCATACTACCATTGCTTCATTTCCCGGAATGAAGGACCGGACCGTGCTCATCAACGGCTTTTCAAAATCCTATGCCATGACCGGCTGGCGCCTTGGCTATGCCGCAGCACCGAGAGTGATACTGGAGCAGATGTTAAAGATCCATCAGTTTGCCATTATGTGTGCGCCGACTACCAGCCAGTATGCCGCAGTGGCGGCCCTGCGTGACGGGGATAAGGACGTTCAGGTGATGAGGGAATCCTATGACCAGAGGCGCCGTTATCTGATCCACACGTTTAAAGAAATGGGAATGGAGTGTTTTGAACCTCATGGTGCATTTTATACCTTTCCATCTGTCAAACGGTTTGGAATGACCTCTGATGAGTTTGCTACCAGACTCCTTCGGGAAGAAAAGGTGGCGGTAGTGCCAGGTACGGCTTTTGGAGACTGCGGAGAAGGATATCTTCGTATTTCCTATGCATACTCTTTAAAGAATCTTAAAGAGGCCTTAAGCCGTATGGACCGATTTGTCAAGAAACTGGATGGAAAGGCGTAA
- the nth gene encoding endonuclease III yields the protein MAKRETKAERQARVLKVLEALDREYGTSYVCYLNHENPWQLLIAVILSAQCTDARVNMVTPDLFRKYDSPKKFAQADLKELEKDIHSLGFYHMKAKNIISCCQDLVEKFGGEVPRTMEELTSLAGVGRKTANVIRGNIYHEPSIVVDTHVKRISRKLGFAKEEDPEKIEYELMKVLPKEHWILWNIQIITLGRSICIARNPKCSQCFLEKLCPSAGLEPSQKRED from the coding sequence ATGGCAAAGAGAGAGACAAAAGCAGAACGTCAGGCCAGGGTATTAAAAGTGCTTGAGGCCCTTGACCGGGAATATGGAACGTCATATGTATGCTATTTAAACCACGAAAATCCATGGCAGCTTTTAATAGCGGTCATTTTAAGCGCCCAGTGCACCGATGCCAGGGTGAACATGGTGACACCGGACTTATTCAGAAAGTATGATTCCCCAAAGAAATTTGCACAGGCGGATTTAAAGGAATTGGAGAAAGATATCCATTCTCTTGGATTTTATCATATGAAAGCGAAAAACATCATATCCTGCTGTCAGGACCTGGTGGAAAAATTCGGAGGTGAGGTTCCGCGGACAATGGAGGAACTGACCTCTCTTGCAGGAGTGGGCCGTAAAACAGCCAATGTTATCCGGGGAAACATCTACCATGAGCCAAGCATTGTAGTGGATACCCACGTAAAGCGGATTTCCAGAAAGCTGGGCTTTGCAAAGGAAGAGGATCCGGAGAAGATTGAATATGAGCTGATGAAGGTACTTCCAAAAGAACACTGGATCTTATGGAATATTCAGATCATTACCCTTGGCAGATCCATTTGTATTGCAAGAAATCCTAAGTGCAGCCAGTGCTTTTTGGAAAAGCTTTGTCCCAGCGCCGGACTGGAACCAAGTCAGAAGAGGGAGGATTAA